From Mastacembelus armatus chromosome 13, fMasArm1.2, whole genome shotgun sequence, one genomic window encodes:
- the srsf7a gene encoding serine and arginine rich splicing factor 7a isoform X2, giving the protein MSYYSSSRSSSRATDCKVYVGDLGNGAAKGELERAFSYYGPLRSVWVARNPPGFAFVEFEDPRDAEDAVKGMDGKVLCGSRVRVEMSTGLSRKGRGRPSRRQFDPNDRCYQCGDRGHYAYDCYRFSKRGRRSRSRSRSRSRSRSRSRGRRYRSRSRSRSHSRSRRRSPSYSRRRSRSASPNRSKSRTPVRSRSRSRSRSGSAPRGRSASRSRSRSQSANHKRNSRSRSASPNRSPTPADD; this is encoded by the exons ATGTCCTACTACTCATCCTCTCGTAGTTCCTCTCGAGCCACTGACTGTAAAGTGTATGTGGGTGACCTGGGCAATGGTGCCGCTAAGGGGGAGCTGGAGCGAGCTTTCAGCTATTATGGCCCTCTGAGAAGTGTGTGGGTGGCCAGGAACCCACCTGGATTTGCCTTTGTGGAGTTTGAGGATCCCAGAGATGCAGAAGATGCTGTGAAAGGCATGGATGGAAA GGTCCTGTGTGGTTCCCGTGTTCGCGTTGAAATGTCAACAGGCCTCTCCAGGAAGGGCCGCGGGCGTCCCAGCCGACGTCAGTTTGACCCCAATGATCGGTGTTACCAGTGTGGGGACCGGGGCCACTATGCCTATGACTGCTATCGCTTCAGCAAGAGAGGCCGACGCAGCAG GTCTCGCTCTCGGTCTCGTTCTCGCTCCAGATCCAGGTCTCGCGGACGTCGCTATCGCTCTCGCTCCCGCAGCCGTAGCCACAGCCG GAGCCGTCGCCGATCTCCATCTTATTCCAGGCGCAGGAGCAG GTCTGCCTCCCCAAATCGATCCAAGTCCAGGACTCCAGTGAGAAG TCGCTCCAGATCTCGGTCTCGTTCCGGCTCTGCACCCAGAGGGCGCTCTGCTTCCCGATCCCGCTCTCGATCTCAGTCAGCAAACCACAAGAGGAACAG